One Kribbella sp. NBC_00662 genomic region harbors:
- the truB gene encoding tRNA pseudouridine(55) synthase TruB, with amino-acid sequence MADFTPASDGIVVVDKPGGMTSHTVVARVRRIAGTRKVGHAGTLDPMATGVLVVGLNRATRLLGHLQLADKSYDATIRLGATTTTDDAEGEIVATYPVGGVTAEAISTAVAGFRGDISQVPSKVSAIKVDGKRAYERVRAGEEVALKARAVTVSRYDILDVRVGADAIDVDVSVDCSSGTYIRALARDLGAELGVGGHLTALRRTRVGSFDLSTAHSLESLAESFDWLPIADVAAGTFRRYDADDAEAAAIRTGRPLPGLNLEPGQTAMFDPTGTFLALYEPHGPIAKPTAVFVS; translated from the coding sequence GTGGCTGACTTCACCCCGGCCTCCGACGGCATCGTCGTCGTCGACAAGCCGGGCGGGATGACCTCGCACACTGTCGTCGCCCGGGTCCGCCGGATCGCCGGGACCAGGAAGGTCGGCCACGCCGGCACCCTGGACCCGATGGCGACCGGCGTACTCGTCGTCGGCCTCAACCGGGCCACCCGGCTGCTCGGCCACCTGCAGCTGGCGGACAAGTCGTACGACGCGACGATCCGGCTCGGGGCGACCACGACGACGGACGACGCCGAGGGCGAGATCGTGGCGACGTACCCGGTCGGCGGCGTGACCGCGGAGGCGATCTCGACAGCCGTGGCCGGCTTCCGCGGGGACATCTCGCAGGTGCCGTCGAAGGTGTCCGCGATCAAGGTCGACGGCAAGCGCGCGTACGAACGCGTCCGGGCCGGCGAGGAGGTCGCGCTCAAAGCGCGTGCTGTCACGGTCTCCCGGTACGACATCCTCGACGTCCGGGTCGGCGCCGACGCGATCGACGTGGACGTGTCGGTCGACTGCTCGAGCGGCACGTACATCCGGGCGCTGGCCCGCGATCTGGGCGCCGAGCTCGGCGTCGGCGGTCACCTGACCGCCCTGCGTCGTACCCGGGTCGGCTCGTTCGACCTGTCCACGGCGCATTCGCTGGAGTCGCTGGCGGAGTCCTTCGACTGGCTGCCGATCGCGGACGTTGCCGCCGGCACCTTCCGCCGGTACGACGCGGACGACGCCGAGGCAGCCGCCATCCGCACCGGCCGCCCGTTGCCCGGCCTCAACCTCGAGCCCGGGCAGACCGCGATGTTCGACCCCACCGGCACCTTTCTGGCTCTCTACGAGCCCCACGGCCCGATCGCCAAACCGACGGCGGTTTTCGTCAGCTGA